Proteins found in one Paraburkholderia caballeronis genomic segment:
- the guaD gene encoding guanine deaminase, which produces MTQSAYRASLLTFAGDPGLAPQAAVHHEDGVVIVEDGRVSAAGAWSALAAQLRADATVHDRRGKLIVPGFIDTHIHFPQTDMIASPAPGLLPWLETYTFPTERRFEDRAHAEDVARFFVDELLACGTTTALVYCTVHPQSADALFAASHARNVRMVAGKVLMDRHCPEFLRDTAQSAYDDSAALIGRWHNRGRQLYALTPRFAPTSTEAQLEACGALARKHPDVFIQSHVAENADEVKWVADLFPGHRSYLDVYDHYGLLRRRAVYGHCIWLDDHDRRRMAQTGALAAHCPTSNLFLGSGLFDFDKATASGMPVSLATDVGGGTSFSMLQTMNEAHKVARMGGHHLSATRMFWLATAGAAAALDLADRIGTLAPASEADFVVLDPAATPLLARRTAHVESLEDLLFAFALLGDDRAVYETYAAGERVHGRDDRDSLDSRVPRG; this is translated from the coding sequence ATGACTCAATCGGCCTATCGCGCAAGCCTGCTGACGTTCGCCGGCGATCCCGGACTCGCGCCGCAGGCGGCCGTCCATCACGAGGACGGCGTCGTGATCGTCGAGGACGGCCGCGTGAGCGCGGCCGGCGCGTGGTCCGCGCTCGCCGCGCAACTGCGCGCCGACGCGACGGTTCACGACCGGCGCGGCAAGCTGATCGTGCCGGGTTTCATCGACACGCACATCCACTTCCCGCAGACCGACATGATCGCGTCGCCGGCGCCGGGGCTGCTGCCATGGCTCGAAACGTACACGTTCCCGACCGAGCGCCGCTTCGAGGACCGCGCGCATGCGGAGGACGTCGCGCGCTTCTTCGTCGACGAACTGCTCGCGTGCGGGACGACGACCGCGCTCGTGTACTGCACCGTGCATCCGCAGTCGGCGGACGCGCTGTTCGCGGCGAGCCACGCGCGCAACGTGCGGATGGTCGCGGGCAAGGTGCTGATGGACCGCCACTGCCCCGAGTTCCTGCGCGACACCGCGCAGTCCGCCTACGACGACAGCGCCGCCTTGATCGGACGCTGGCACAACCGCGGCCGCCAGTTGTACGCGCTGACGCCGCGCTTCGCGCCGACCTCGACCGAAGCGCAGCTCGAAGCCTGCGGCGCGCTCGCGCGCAAACATCCGGACGTGTTCATCCAGAGCCACGTCGCGGAGAACGCGGACGAGGTGAAGTGGGTCGCGGACCTGTTCCCCGGCCATCGCAGTTATCTCGACGTGTACGACCACTACGGGCTGTTGCGCCGGCGCGCGGTGTACGGCCACTGCATCTGGCTCGACGACCACGACCGCCGGCGGATGGCGCAGACCGGCGCGCTCGCCGCGCACTGCCCGACGTCGAACCTGTTCCTCGGCAGCGGCCTGTTCGATTTCGACAAGGCGACCGCGTCCGGCATGCCGGTGTCGCTCGCGACCGACGTCGGCGGCGGCACGTCGTTCTCGATGCTGCAAACGATGAACGAAGCGCACAAGGTCGCGCGGATGGGCGGCCATCATCTGAGCGCGACGCGGATGTTCTGGCTCGCGACCGCGGGCGCGGCCGCCGCGCTCGATCTCGCGGACCGGATCGGCACGCTCGCGCCCGCGAGCGAGGCGGACTTCGTCGTGCTCGACCCGGCCGCGACGCCGCTGCTCGCGCGCCGCACCGCGCACGTCGAATCGCTCGAAGACCTGCTGTTCGCGTTCGCACTGCTCGGCGACGACCGCGCGGTGTACGAAACCTACGCGGCCGGCGAGCGCGTGCACGGCCGCGACGATCGCGATTCCCTCGATTCCCGCGTGCCGCGCGGATGA
- the pepN gene encoding aminopeptidase N: MSDLATPNVIRRADYAPPAFLIDTVALEFDLAPERTIVKSTLRVRRNPAAAHASHLELMGEQLEFVGASLDGQPLANVRAHEHGLTVENVPDAFELTLTGACNPAANTTLSGLYVSSGNFFTQCEAEGFRRITWFLDRPDVMATYTVTLRADKAAYPVLLSNGNLVDTGDLPDGRHFARWEDPFRKPSYLFALVAGKLVALEERITTGSGREKLLQVWVEPHDLDKTRHAMDSLIHAIHWDEKRFGLELDLDRFMIVAVSDFNMGAMENKGLNIFNTKYVLANPETATDTDFANIEAVVGHEYFHNWTGNRVTCRDWFQLSLKEGLTVFRDQEFSADMSGGDQDEAARATKRIEDVRVLRQMQFAEDAGPMAHPVRPESYVEINNFYTMTVYEKGSEVVRMYQTLFGRDGFRKGMDLYFARHDGQAVTCDDFRHALADANGRDLAQFERWYSQAGTPRVSVTTSYDEAQRRYVVTVAQGYGDASPAARETQKGPLLIPFAIGLIGPDGADLPLRLEGEADAHGTTRVLEVTGALQTFTFVDVPVKPLPSLLRNFSAPVIVEYDYSNDELAFLLAHDSDPFNRWEAGQRLATRELLTLATRAAEGRPLELDDAVVDAFRRVLTDETLSPSFRELALMLPSETYLAEQMAESDPAAVHAARQFVRRRLAHALKADWLAVYERHVTPGEYEATPVAAGHRALKNLALSYLAELDDPADAVRLATAQYDAANNMTDRSAALSALLGAAASTGGDFVQRPLQDFYERFEKEPLVIDKWFALQATQRGGAGRPVIDTVRALMAHPAFNLKNPNRARSLVFSFCGANPAQFHAADGSGYAFWAEQVLALDALNPQVAARLARMLELWRRFTPKLREQMHAALKQVAAGVKSRDVREIVEKALA; encoded by the coding sequence ATGTCCGACCTCGCCACGCCCAACGTGATCCGCCGCGCCGACTACGCGCCCCCCGCCTTCCTGATCGACACCGTCGCGCTCGAATTCGACCTCGCCCCCGAACGCACGATCGTGAAGAGCACGCTGCGCGTGCGCCGCAATCCGGCCGCCGCGCATGCATCGCATCTCGAACTGATGGGCGAGCAGCTCGAATTCGTCGGCGCGTCGCTCGACGGCCAGCCGCTCGCGAACGTGCGCGCGCACGAACATGGCCTCACCGTCGAGAACGTGCCCGACGCGTTCGAGCTGACCTTGACCGGCGCGTGCAATCCGGCCGCGAACACGACGCTGTCGGGGCTGTACGTGTCGAGCGGCAACTTCTTCACGCAATGCGAGGCGGAAGGCTTTCGCCGCATCACGTGGTTCCTCGACCGCCCGGACGTGATGGCGACCTACACCGTCACGCTGCGCGCGGACAAGGCCGCGTATCCGGTGCTGCTGTCGAACGGCAACCTCGTCGACACAGGCGACCTGCCGGACGGCCGTCACTTCGCTCGCTGGGAAGACCCGTTCCGCAAGCCGAGTTATCTGTTCGCGCTCGTCGCGGGCAAGCTCGTCGCGCTCGAAGAGCGGATCACGACCGGCTCGGGCCGCGAAAAACTGTTGCAGGTGTGGGTCGAGCCGCACGATCTCGACAAGACGCGCCACGCGATGGACTCGCTGATCCACGCGATCCATTGGGACGAAAAACGCTTCGGCCTCGAACTCGATCTCGACCGCTTCATGATCGTCGCGGTCAGCGACTTCAACATGGGCGCGATGGAGAACAAGGGGCTCAACATCTTCAACACGAAGTACGTGCTCGCGAATCCCGAGACCGCGACCGACACCGACTTCGCGAACATCGAGGCGGTGGTCGGCCACGAGTACTTCCACAACTGGACCGGCAACCGCGTGACCTGCCGCGACTGGTTCCAGTTGAGCCTGAAGGAAGGGCTCACGGTGTTCCGCGACCAGGAGTTTTCCGCCGACATGTCCGGCGGCGACCAGGACGAAGCCGCGCGCGCGACGAAACGCATCGAGGACGTGCGCGTGCTGCGCCAGATGCAGTTCGCCGAGGACGCCGGCCCGATGGCGCATCCGGTGCGCCCGGAGAGCTACGTCGAGATCAACAACTTCTACACGATGACCGTCTACGAAAAAGGTTCGGAAGTCGTGAGGATGTATCAGACGCTGTTCGGCCGCGACGGTTTCCGCAAGGGGATGGACCTGTATTTTGCGCGGCACGACGGCCAGGCGGTGACCTGCGACGACTTCCGCCACGCGCTCGCGGACGCGAACGGCCGCGACCTCGCGCAGTTCGAACGCTGGTACAGCCAGGCGGGCACGCCGCGCGTGTCGGTGACGACGAGCTACGACGAAGCGCAGCGCCGCTACGTGGTGACCGTCGCGCAGGGTTACGGCGACGCGTCGCCGGCCGCGCGCGAAACGCAGAAAGGACCGCTGCTGATTCCGTTTGCGATCGGGCTGATCGGCCCGGACGGCGCGGACCTGCCGCTGCGGCTCGAAGGCGAGGCCGACGCGCACGGCACGACGCGCGTGCTCGAAGTGACCGGCGCATTGCAGACGTTCACGTTCGTCGACGTGCCGGTGAAGCCGCTGCCGTCGCTGCTGCGCAACTTCTCCGCGCCGGTGATCGTCGAGTACGACTACAGCAACGACGAACTCGCGTTCCTGCTCGCGCACGACAGCGATCCGTTCAACCGCTGGGAAGCGGGCCAGCGCCTCGCGACGCGCGAACTGCTCACGCTCGCGACGCGCGCCGCCGAAGGCCGGCCGCTCGAACTCGACGACGCGGTCGTCGATGCGTTCCGCCGCGTGCTGACCGACGAGACGCTGTCGCCGTCGTTCCGCGAACTCGCGCTGATGCTGCCGTCGGAAACCTACCTCGCCGAGCAGATGGCCGAGTCGGACCCGGCCGCCGTGCACGCGGCGCGCCAGTTCGTGCGCCGCCGTCTCGCGCACGCGCTGAAGGCGGACTGGCTCGCGGTGTACGAGCGCCACGTGACGCCGGGCGAATACGAAGCGACGCCGGTCGCGGCCGGCCATCGCGCGCTGAAGAACCTCGCGCTGTCGTACCTCGCGGAACTCGACGATCCCGCCGACGCGGTGCGGCTCGCGACCGCGCAATACGACGCGGCGAACAACATGACCGACCGTTCGGCCGCGCTGTCCGCGCTGCTCGGCGCGGCCGCGTCCACCGGCGGCGACTTCGTGCAGCGTCCGTTGCAGGACTTCTACGAACGCTTCGAAAAGGAGCCGCTCGTGATCGACAAGTGGTTCGCATTGCAGGCGACGCAGCGCGGCGGCGCGGGCCGGCCGGTGATCGACACCGTGCGCGCGCTGATGGCCCATCCCGCGTTCAACCTGAAGAACCCGAACCGCGCGCGCTCGCTGGTGTTCAGCTTCTGCGGCGCGAATCCCGCCCAGTTCCATGCGGCGGACGGGTCCGGTTATGCGTTCTGGGCCGAGCAGGTGCTGGCGCTCGACGCGCTGAACCCGCAGGTCGCCGCGCGCCTCGCGCGGATGCTCGAACTGTGGCGGCGTTTCACGCCGAAGCTGCGCGAGCAGATGCATGCGGCGCTGAAGCAGGTCGCTGCGGGCGTGAAGTCGCGCGACGTGCGGGAGATCGTCGAAAAGGCGCTCGCCTGA
- a CDS encoding DUF4136 domain-containing protein, protein MMPERWTRFAVTMLTACAAILSGCTTYVTSQVTAFSNWTGGSDATRTYAFARSPAQQNSIEQATYEQLVADGLATHAFRLVAEPQARYLIALAYGSRMDQVNVPQPVFYNAWAGPYWGPFNPWGPWGPFPPTFVNQTVPLYSHVLGIRITERASGHEVYNVTARTSGDEPSLVRAMPYLVRSALADFPLANGVVRTVRLPSGSGGGVPNEVAVGQGAPTNATPMPAPVPPPAPAK, encoded by the coding sequence ATGATGCCCGAACGATGGACCCGTTTCGCCGTGACGATGCTGACGGCATGCGCCGCGATCCTGTCAGGCTGCACGACCTACGTGACAAGCCAGGTGACCGCGTTTTCGAACTGGACCGGCGGCAGCGACGCGACGCGCACCTATGCGTTCGCGCGCAGCCCCGCGCAGCAGAACAGCATCGAGCAGGCGACCTACGAGCAGCTCGTCGCCGACGGTCTCGCGACGCATGCGTTCCGGCTCGTCGCCGAGCCGCAGGCGCGTTATCTGATTGCGCTCGCGTACGGCTCGCGGATGGATCAGGTGAACGTGCCGCAGCCGGTTTTCTACAACGCGTGGGCGGGGCCGTACTGGGGGCCGTTTAATCCATGGGGGCCGTGGGGTCCGTTTCCGCCGACCTTCGTGAACCAGACGGTGCCGCTGTATTCGCACGTGCTCGGCATCCGGATCACCGAGCGCGCGAGCGGCCACGAGGTCTACAACGTGACCGCGCGCACGTCGGGCGACGAGCCGTCGCTCGTGCGCGCGATGCCGTATCTGGTGCGCAGCGCGCTCGCGGATTTCCCGCTCGCGAACGGCGTCGTGCGCACGGTGCGGCTGCCGTCGGGCAGCGGCGGCGGCGTGCCGAACGAAGTCGCGGTCGGGCAGGGCGCGCCGACCAACGCGACGCCGATGCCCGCGCCGGTCCCGCCACCCGCCCCCGCGAAATGA
- a CDS encoding TMEM165/GDT1 family protein, which translates to MEHAFLVSAGAVALAEMGDKTQLLSLVLAARYRKPLPIILGVLAATLINHAGAGALGAWLGSLITPSIMRWALAASFVAMGLWILVPDKLDEGEADVNRSRLGVFGATVVTFFIAEMGDKTQIATVALAARFHDFFGVVAGTTLGMMIANVPAILLGDRFAHKLPTKLVHGIAAVLFVVLGAFALFGNGF; encoded by the coding sequence GTGGAACACGCCTTTCTGGTCTCCGCCGGCGCGGTCGCGCTCGCCGAAATGGGCGACAAGACCCAGCTGCTTTCGCTCGTCCTCGCCGCCCGTTATCGCAAGCCGTTGCCGATCATTCTCGGCGTGCTCGCCGCGACGCTGATCAATCACGCGGGCGCCGGCGCGCTCGGCGCATGGCTCGGTTCGCTGATCACGCCGTCGATCATGCGCTGGGCGCTCGCTGCGTCGTTCGTCGCGATGGGCCTGTGGATCCTCGTGCCCGACAAGCTCGACGAAGGCGAAGCGGACGTGAACCGCTCGCGGCTCGGCGTGTTCGGCGCGACGGTCGTCACGTTCTTCATCGCGGAGATGGGCGACAAGACGCAGATCGCGACCGTCGCGCTCGCCGCGCGTTTCCATGACTTCTTCGGGGTAGTCGCCGGCACGACGCTCGGGATGATGATCGCGAACGTGCCCGCGATCCTGCTCGGCGACCGCTTCGCGCACAAGCTGCCGACGAAACTCGTGCACGGGATCGCCGCGGTGCTGTTCGTCGTGCTCGGCGCGTTCGCGCTGTTCGGCAACGGCTTCTGA
- a CDS encoding amidase, with protein sequence MTAEFAPFPPLAQLAADLAAGRTTSRALVETALERIADPAGQGSTVFVDVDAANARASADAHDRLRAAGTVLSPLAGIPVSVKDLFDIAGQVTRAGSVVLKDAAPATADATAVARLRRAGAVLVGRTNMSEFAFSGLGLNPHYGTPLSPYRRGVAGDERVAGGSSSGAAASVADGMAAVALGTDTGGSIRIPAALCGLTGFKPTAARVPKEGGVPLSPTLDSFGPIGVSVACCALVDRLLAGLAPQAPAARHLEGVRIGVLTNYVTDGVEDAVANALDAALSHLDAAGALVNEVRFAPFERLAEINRFGFSPIEAYAWHRPLLAQHRDAYDPRVLVRILKGEPATAADYLDLLAARAAMLDEARATLWQRFDVVVAPTVPVAPPRVAPLVADDDAFARTNALVLRNPGAFNFLDACALSLPCHPRDAAPVGLMLAAAPHADDALLSIGRAVEAVLAPLR encoded by the coding sequence ATGACCGCCGAATTCGCTCCGTTCCCTCCCCTCGCCCAGCTCGCCGCCGATCTCGCCGCGGGCCGCACCACGAGCCGCGCGCTCGTCGAAACCGCGCTCGAACGGATCGCGGACCCGGCCGGCCAAGGCTCGACCGTGTTCGTCGACGTCGACGCGGCGAACGCGCGCGCGAGCGCCGACGCGCACGACCGGCTGCGCGCGGCCGGCACCGTGCTGTCGCCGCTCGCCGGCATTCCGGTGTCGGTGAAGGATCTGTTCGACATCGCGGGCCAGGTCACGCGGGCCGGCTCGGTCGTGCTGAAGGACGCCGCGCCGGCCACGGCCGATGCAACCGCGGTCGCGAGGCTGAGGCGTGCCGGCGCGGTGCTGGTCGGCCGCACCAACATGAGCGAATTCGCGTTCTCCGGGCTCGGGCTGAACCCGCATTACGGCACGCCGCTGTCGCCGTACCGGCGCGGCGTCGCGGGCGACGAGCGGGTCGCGGGCGGGTCGTCGTCCGGCGCGGCGGCGTCGGTCGCGGACGGCATGGCCGCCGTCGCGCTCGGCACCGACACCGGCGGCTCGATCCGGATTCCGGCCGCGCTGTGCGGGCTGACCGGCTTCAAGCCGACCGCCGCGCGCGTGCCGAAGGAAGGCGGCGTGCCGCTGTCGCCGACGCTCGACTCGTTCGGGCCGATCGGCGTGTCGGTCGCGTGCTGCGCGCTGGTGGACCGCCTGCTCGCCGGGCTCGCGCCGCAGGCGCCGGCCGCGCGCCACCTCGAAGGCGTGCGGATCGGCGTGCTGACGAACTACGTGACCGACGGCGTCGAGGACGCGGTCGCGAACGCGCTCGACGCCGCGTTGAGCCATCTGGACGCGGCCGGCGCGCTGGTCAACGAGGTGCGCTTCGCGCCGTTCGAGCGGCTGGCGGAGATCAACCGCTTCGGCTTCTCGCCGATCGAGGCGTATGCGTGGCACCGCCCGCTGCTCGCGCAGCACCGCGACGCGTACGATCCGCGCGTGCTCGTGCGGATCCTGAAGGGCGAGCCGGCGACCGCCGCCGATTACCTCGACCTGCTCGCAGCGCGCGCCGCGATGCTCGACGAAGCGCGCGCGACGCTGTGGCAACGCTTCGACGTGGTCGTCGCGCCGACGGTGCCGGTCGCGCCGCCGCGCGTCGCGCCGCTGGTCGCGGACGACGACGCGTTCGCGCGCACCAACGCGCTGGTGCTGCGCAATCCTGGCGCGTTCAACTTCCTCGACGCGTGCGCGCTGTCGCTGCCGTGCCATCCGCGCGACGCCGCGCCGGTCGGCCTGATGCTCGCGGCCGCGCCGCACGCGGACGACGCGCTGCTGTCGATCGGCCGCGCGGTCGAGGCGGTGCTCGCGCCGCTGCGGTAA
- a CDS encoding class 1 fructose-bisphosphatase, whose amino-acid sequence MALQRRTTLTKYLIEQQREHQNLPADLRLLIEVVARACKAISYNVSKGALGDALGTAGSENVQGEVQKNLDILSNEILLDANEWGGNLAAMASEEMETFFPIPANYPRGEYLLVFDPLDGSSNIDVNVSIGTIFSVLRCPDGQQATEQSFLQPGVKQVAAGYAVYGPQTVFVLTTGNGVNCFTLDRELGSWVLTQTNMRIPEDTREYAINASNARHWYEPVQRYVGELNAGKDGPRGDNFNMRWIASMVADVHRILNRGGIFMYPADRRTPDKPGKLRLMYEANPMAFIVEQAGGAATNGAQRIMEIQPTNLHERVAVFLGSKNEVERVTGYHRDAKQ is encoded by the coding sequence ATGGCATTGCAACGTCGCACCACCCTCACGAAGTATCTGATCGAGCAGCAGCGCGAACATCAGAACCTGCCGGCCGATCTGCGCCTGTTGATCGAAGTCGTCGCGCGCGCGTGCAAGGCGATCAGCTACAACGTCAGCAAGGGCGCGCTCGGCGACGCGCTCGGCACCGCCGGCAGCGAGAACGTGCAGGGCGAGGTCCAGAAGAACCTCGACATCCTGTCGAACGAAATCCTGCTCGACGCGAACGAATGGGGCGGCAACCTGGCCGCGATGGCATCCGAGGAAATGGAGACGTTTTTCCCGATCCCCGCGAACTACCCGCGCGGCGAGTACCTGCTCGTGTTCGATCCGCTCGACGGCTCGTCGAACATCGACGTGAACGTGTCGATCGGCACGATCTTCTCGGTGCTGCGCTGCCCGGACGGCCAGCAGGCGACCGAACAGTCGTTCCTGCAACCGGGCGTGAAGCAGGTCGCCGCCGGTTATGCGGTGTACGGCCCGCAGACCGTGTTCGTGCTGACGACCGGCAACGGCGTGAACTGCTTCACGCTCGACCGCGAACTGGGCTCGTGGGTGCTCACGCAGACCAACATGCGCATTCCCGAGGACACGCGCGAATACGCGATCAACGCGTCGAATGCGCGGCACTGGTACGAGCCGGTGCAACGCTACGTCGGCGAGCTGAACGCCGGCAAGGACGGTCCGCGCGGCGACAACTTCAACATGCGCTGGATCGCGTCGATGGTCGCCGACGTGCACCGGATCCTGAACCGCGGCGGCATCTTCATGTACCCGGCCGACCGCCGCACGCCGGACAAGCCGGGCAAGCTGCGCCTGATGTACGAGGCGAACCCGATGGCGTTCATCGTCGAACAGGCGGGCGGCGCAGCGACGAACGGCGCGCAGCGGATCATGGAAATCCAGCCGACGAACCTGCACGAGCGGGTCGCGGTGTTCCTCGGCTCGAAAAACGAGGTCGAACGCGTGACCGGCTACCACCGCGACGCGAAGCAGTAA
- a CDS encoding disulfide bond formation protein B — protein MNDDNALLRRERGLLVLLALICVALLAGALYMQYIERQDPCPLCIIQRYFILLIAVFAFLGARLNSWRGVRVLETLAALSAFGGIIAAARLVYVQANPGFSCGFDALQPVVDGLPPARWLPGVFKVQGLCETTYPPVFGLSLPTWTLIAFVCIFVPLVLSLWRNRRRQVSWPGIRH, from the coding sequence ATGAACGACGATAACGCGCTGTTGCGCCGCGAACGCGGCCTGCTGGTCCTGCTTGCCCTGATCTGTGTCGCGCTGCTCGCCGGCGCCCTCTACATGCAGTACATCGAACGTCAGGATCCCTGCCCGCTGTGCATCATCCAGCGCTACTTCATCCTGCTGATCGCGGTCTTCGCGTTCCTCGGCGCGCGGCTGAACAGCTGGCGCGGCGTGCGCGTGCTGGAGACGCTCGCGGCATTGTCCGCGTTCGGCGGGATCATCGCCGCTGCGCGGCTTGTGTACGTGCAGGCGAACCCGGGCTTCAGCTGCGGCTTCGACGCGTTGCAGCCGGTCGTGGACGGGCTGCCGCCCGCGCGCTGGCTGCCTGGCGTGTTCAAGGTGCAGGGGCTGTGCGAGACGACCTACCCGCCGGTCTTCGGACTGTCGCTGCCGACGTGGACGCTGATCGCGTTCGTCTGCATCTTCGTGCCGCTCGTGCTGAGCCTGTGGCGCAACCGCCGCCGCCAGGTGTCGTGGCCCGGCATCCGCCACTGA
- a CDS encoding adenosine deaminase, which yields MTPTTPPSQTLAQKAAGAPKSELHIHIEGSLEPELIFRLAQRNGVKLAYDSVDALRAAYAFTDLQSFLDIYYAGASVLLAEQDFYDMTAAYCERALADNVVHAEIFFDPQTHTERGVSIETAVAGIDRALADAQQRGLTSKLILCFLRHLPEADALATFDAALPLFDRYPRMIGIGLDSSERGHPPSKFERVFEKARAKGLKLVAHAGEEGPPSYIYEALDLLKVDRVDHGVRSIEDPALVARLADARVALTVCPLSNLKLCVFDDLTKHTLKALLDEGVAVTVNSDDPAYFGGYVNANYVATIDALKLADDEVYTIVRNGFEASFVTPGERAAMIAKLDAYWHAG from the coding sequence ATGACGCCCACGACGCCCCCCTCCCAGACGCTCGCGCAAAAAGCCGCGGGCGCGCCGAAGTCGGAACTGCACATCCACATCGAAGGCTCGCTCGAACCCGAGCTGATCTTCCGGCTCGCGCAGCGCAACGGCGTGAAGCTCGCCTACGACTCGGTCGATGCGCTGCGCGCCGCGTATGCGTTCACCGACCTGCAGTCGTTCCTCGACATCTACTATGCGGGCGCGAGCGTGCTGCTCGCCGAACAGGATTTCTACGACATGACGGCCGCGTACTGCGAACGCGCGCTCGCGGACAACGTCGTGCACGCCGAAATCTTCTTCGACCCGCAGACGCACACCGAACGCGGCGTGTCGATCGAAACGGCGGTGGCGGGCATCGACCGCGCGCTGGCCGACGCCCAGCAGCGCGGCCTCACCAGCAAGCTGATCCTGTGCTTCCTGCGCCATCTGCCCGAAGCGGACGCGCTCGCGACGTTCGACGCCGCGCTGCCGCTCTTCGACCGCTATCCGCGGATGATCGGCATCGGCCTCGACTCGTCCGAGCGCGGCCATCCGCCGTCGAAGTTCGAACGCGTGTTCGAAAAGGCGCGCGCGAAAGGGCTGAAGCTCGTCGCGCACGCGGGCGAGGAAGGGCCGCCGTCGTATATCTACGAGGCGCTCGATCTGCTGAAGGTCGATCGCGTCGATCACGGCGTGCGCAGCATCGAGGACCCGGCGCTCGTCGCGCGGCTCGCGGACGCGCGGGTCGCGCTGACGGTCTGCCCGCTGTCGAACCTGAAGCTGTGCGTGTTCGACGACCTGACGAAGCACACGCTGAAGGCGCTGCTCGACGAAGGCGTCGCGGTGACGGTGAACTCGGACGACCCCGCCTACTTCGGCGGCTACGTGAACGCCAACTACGTCGCGACGATCGACGCGCTGAAGCTCGCCGACGACGAGGTCTACACGATCGTGCGCAACGGCTTCGAGGCGTCGTTCGTGACGCCCGGCGAGCGCGCCGCGATGATCGCGAAACTCGACGCGTACTGGCACGCGGGCTGA
- the xdhC gene encoding xanthine dehydrogenase accessory protein XdhC, which produces MHAWLPDLQQLLAHGDAAVLVTVARAEGSAPREAGTKMIVTRDSARHTIGGGHLEWKAIEIARQVLRDGMRVPHARRLERLALGPSLGQCCGGAVVLAFERLDVGDLGWIASLAKRLAAGRATVRSVSFGSPRGGAADAVMLTEPEPGVDAPDCLLWEAPQELPSGFAANQAPSGQPGGAWLTETIAPNDFPVVLFGAGHVGAALVRVLGTLPCRVRWVDERDAAFPAPDAFAALNAPNVEIDANDAPDEAIDAASPGTSFIVMTHDHARDLDLAERILRRGDYVFFGMIGSHTKRRQFEHRLAARGIDPSQVARMKCPLGVEGIVDKTPEVIAISAAAQLLQAIEAHAAHRHAAVHSA; this is translated from the coding sequence ATGCACGCCTGGCTGCCCGACCTGCAACAACTGCTCGCGCACGGCGACGCCGCGGTGCTCGTGACGGTCGCGCGCGCCGAAGGCTCGGCGCCGCGCGAGGCCGGCACGAAGATGATCGTCACGCGCGACAGCGCCCGCCATACCATCGGCGGCGGACACCTCGAATGGAAGGCGATCGAGATCGCGCGCCAGGTGCTGCGCGACGGAATGCGCGTGCCGCACGCGCGCCGGCTCGAACGCCTCGCGCTCGGCCCGAGCCTCGGCCAGTGCTGCGGCGGCGCGGTGGTGCTCGCGTTCGAGCGGCTCGACGTCGGCGACCTCGGCTGGATCGCGTCGCTCGCGAAGCGGCTTGCGGCCGGCAGGGCGACGGTGCGTAGCGTATCATTCGGGTCCCCGCGCGGCGGCGCGGCGGACGCGGTGATGCTCACCGAGCCGGAGCCGGGCGTCGATGCGCCCGACTGCCTGCTGTGGGAAGCCCCGCAGGAACTACCCTCGGGGTTCGCCGCGAACCAAGCGCCTTCCGGACAACCCGGCGGCGCATGGCTGACCGAAACGATCGCGCCGAACGACTTCCCGGTCGTGCTGTTCGGCGCGGGCCACGTCGGCGCGGCGCTCGTGCGGGTGCTCGGCACCTTGCCGTGCCGCGTGCGCTGGGTCGACGAGCGCGACGCCGCGTTCCCCGCGCCGGACGCGTTCGCGGCGCTCAATGCGCCGAACGTCGAGATCGACGCGAACGACGCGCCGGACGAAGCGATCGACGCCGCGTCGCCCGGCACGAGCTTCATCGTGATGACGCACGACCACGCCCGCGACCTCGACCTCGCCGAACGCATCCTGCGCCGCGGCGACTACGTGTTCTTCGGGATGATCGGCTCGCACACGAAGCGCAGGCAGTTCGAGCACCGGCTTGCCGCGCGCGGCATCGATCCGTCGCAGGTCGCGCGGATGAAGTGCCCGCTCGGCGTCGAAGGCATCGTCGACAAGACGCCCGAAGTGATCGCGATCTCGGCCGCCGCGCAGCTATTGCAGGCGATCGAGGCGCACGCCGCGCACCGCCATGCGGCCGTCCATTCCGCGTGA